In Streptomyces sp. SN-593, a single genomic region encodes these proteins:
- a CDS encoding FAD-dependent oxidoreductase, with product MRTEERDHDVVVVGGGLAGVCAAVAAARLGRSVALVHNRPVLGGNSSSEVRVWVCGATAHGVHRYARETGIMGELYTENQYRNPEGNPHYWDQVVLDAVLAEPLVDLYLNTDVREVAADGPQEARTVRSVTGWTMGAERTTVFRAAQFLDCTGDGLVGHLAGARYRIGREARSQYGESWAPEVADEALLGSTILFSTKDAGRPVKFVAPSYAKDLATTPILRNRVLRTGDNGCDYWWIEWGGELDTVHDNERIRDELQSVVMGVWDHIKNSGEFDAANLTLEWAGSLPGKREYRRFVGDHTLTQQDILGQRQFADRVAFGGWSVDLHPVQGMYAEEPGARQRYADGVFHIPLRCLYSANVTNLLFAGRNISATHIAFGATRVMATCATLGEAAGTAAALCAEHRLTPRELAHDRAGLVAQTLLRQDASVIGVRNTDPGDLARGARVTASSTQDVLGTPRGGARADGAAPEGVRPEDAGADGARAEDAGADGARAEPYPLARDVALLLPADPALDAVELLARTREPGGAELTVELWGTGLPENGVPADHLATVTVPVPPGGPHWVRARFDHRPARPHNVVVVVRARRDTDLYLGDGRVDGVLSLRRRAEGDAAVDHDIPEEDGQNVLEWSARELRRRSFCFHAEPPTAAFAPDRAVGGYQRPYGGPQMWSSAELADPADADEWLQLEWDGPVVLRTVQVVFDDDVDEYLNNLHRHRTPFEVMPELVRDYRVLVRGEDGRWRTVETVRGNRRRHRVHRLAEPVRAGALRIAVDAVHGARHAHVVAVRAYEE from the coding sequence GCAGCGAGGTGCGGGTGTGGGTGTGCGGGGCGACCGCGCACGGCGTGCACCGCTACGCGCGGGAGACCGGCATCATGGGCGAGCTGTACACCGAGAACCAGTACCGCAACCCCGAGGGCAACCCGCACTACTGGGACCAGGTCGTCCTGGACGCGGTGCTGGCCGAGCCGCTGGTCGACCTGTACCTGAACACCGACGTGCGGGAGGTCGCGGCGGACGGGCCGCAGGAGGCGCGGACCGTGCGGTCCGTCACCGGGTGGACCATGGGCGCCGAGCGCACCACGGTCTTCCGTGCCGCCCAGTTCCTGGACTGCACCGGCGACGGCCTGGTCGGGCACCTGGCCGGCGCCCGCTACCGGATCGGCCGCGAGGCGCGCTCACAGTACGGCGAGAGCTGGGCCCCGGAGGTCGCCGACGAGGCGCTGCTGGGCTCCACGATCCTGTTCTCCACCAAGGACGCCGGCCGCCCGGTGAAGTTCGTCGCGCCCTCCTACGCCAAGGACCTGGCCACCACGCCGATCCTGCGCAACCGGGTGCTGCGCACCGGGGACAACGGCTGCGACTACTGGTGGATCGAGTGGGGCGGCGAGCTGGACACCGTCCACGACAACGAGCGCATCCGCGACGAACTCCAGTCGGTGGTCATGGGCGTGTGGGACCACATCAAGAACTCCGGCGAGTTCGACGCGGCGAACCTGACGCTGGAGTGGGCCGGGTCGCTGCCCGGCAAGCGCGAGTACCGGCGGTTCGTCGGCGACCACACGCTGACCCAGCAGGACATCCTCGGACAGCGGCAGTTCGCCGACCGCGTCGCCTTCGGCGGCTGGTCGGTGGACCTGCACCCGGTGCAGGGGATGTACGCCGAGGAGCCCGGCGCCCGCCAGCGGTACGCCGACGGGGTCTTCCACATCCCCCTGCGCTGCCTGTACTCCGCCAACGTCACCAACCTGCTGTTCGCCGGGCGGAACATCTCCGCGACCCACATCGCGTTCGGCGCCACCCGCGTCATGGCGACCTGCGCGACGCTCGGCGAGGCCGCCGGCACCGCCGCCGCGCTGTGCGCCGAGCACCGGCTCACCCCACGGGAACTCGCCCACGACCGCGCCGGCCTGGTCGCCCAGACGCTGCTGCGCCAGGACGCCTCGGTGATCGGCGTCCGCAACACCGACCCCGGCGACCTGGCCCGCGGCGCCCGGGTCACCGCCTCCTCCACCCAGGACGTCCTCGGCACCCCGCGGGGCGGGGCGCGGGCGGACGGCGCCGCACCGGAGGGAGTGCGGCCGGAGGACGCCGGGGCGGACGGGGCGCGGGCGGAGGACGCCGGGGCGGACGGGGCGCGGGCGGAACCGTACCCGCTCGCCCGGGACGTCGCGCTGCTGCTGCCGGCCGACCCCGCGCTGGACGCGGTGGAACTGCTGGCCCGCACGCGCGAACCCGGGGGCGCCGAGCTGACGGTGGAGCTGTGGGGCACCGGACTCCCGGAGAACGGGGTCCCCGCCGACCACCTGGCCACCGTCACGGTGCCGGTGCCGCCCGGCGGGCCGCACTGGGTCCGCGCGCGGTTCGACCACCGGCCGGCGCGGCCGCACAACGTCGTGGTCGTGGTCCGCGCCCGCCGGGACACGGACCTGTACCTGGGGGACGGGCGGGTGGACGGCGTGCTGTCGCTGCGCCGCCGGGCCGAGGGCGACGCAGCGGTGGACCACGACATCCCCGAGGAGGACGGGCAGAACGTGCTGGAGTGGTCGGCCCGCGAGCTGCGCCGCCGCTCGTTCTGCTTCCACGCCGAGCCGCCCACCGCCGCGTTCGCGCCGGACCGCGCCGTCGGCGGCTACCAGCGGCCGTACGGCGGGCCCCAGATGTGGTCCTCGGCCGAGCTGGCCGATCCCGCGGACGCGGACGAGTGGCTCCAGTTGGAGTGGGACGGGCCCGTCGTCCTGCGCACCGTCCAGGTGGTGTTCGACGACGACGTGGACGAGTACCTCAACAACCTGCACCGGCACCGCACCCCGTTCGAGGTCATGCCGGAACTCGTCAGGGACTACCGGGTGCTGGTGCGCGGCGAGGACGGGCGGTGGCGGACGGTGGAGACGGTCCGCGGCAACCGGCGCCGCCACCGCGTCCACCGCCTCGCCGAGCCGGTGCGGGCCGGCGCGCTGCGGATCGCGGTGGACGCCGTCCACGGCGCGCGGCACGCCCACGTGGTCGCGGTCCGCGCGTACGAGGAGTAG
- a CDS encoding heavy metal-binding domain-containing protein, whose protein sequence is MSVPWSSEGLPPAAAGRLSSAGDSGTWTSALSTGEFAAIRSVGFRPVGQVMGSAVFRIGRSGRFWGYHDCQFAAARYRYRSAARFDAPVALSGNGSPSRPLVEVFDRARRTALTRMTAECRALGGDGVVAAALTMAPFTGRADCLEFKVIGTAVRAEGERHAEQPFTSHLDGQGFAKLLAAGWVPVELLVGMSIGIRHDDYRTTAQTYSWSNVEVRGWSDLVHAVRADARQQLRAQGARRGGDGIVMADSELRVWSETCLLSGDNEQEDHIAEATMVGSSIARFRVRTPPPRTLSVMPLGDRGAKLRRRLATVAMSPYADRAQYQRLVEEISELDG, encoded by the coding sequence ATGTCCGTGCCATGGAGCAGTGAGGGCCTACCGCCCGCCGCGGCGGGTCGGCTGTCCTCGGCCGGGGACAGCGGGACGTGGACGTCCGCGCTGTCCACCGGCGAGTTCGCCGCGATCCGCTCGGTCGGCTTCCGGCCGGTCGGGCAGGTGATGGGGTCGGCGGTCTTCCGCATCGGGCGCAGCGGCAGGTTCTGGGGCTACCACGACTGCCAGTTCGCCGCGGCGCGCTACCGCTACCGCAGCGCCGCGCGCTTCGACGCGCCGGTCGCGCTGTCGGGGAACGGCTCGCCGTCGCGCCCGCTCGTCGAGGTCTTCGACCGGGCCCGGCGGACCGCGCTGACCCGGATGACGGCGGAGTGCCGGGCGCTGGGGGGCGACGGCGTGGTGGCCGCCGCGCTGACCATGGCGCCGTTCACCGGGCGGGCGGACTGCCTGGAGTTCAAGGTGATCGGCACCGCGGTGCGCGCCGAGGGCGAGCGGCACGCCGAGCAGCCGTTCACCTCGCATCTGGACGGGCAGGGCTTCGCGAAGCTGCTGGCCGCCGGGTGGGTACCGGTCGAGTTGCTGGTCGGCATGTCGATCGGCATCCGCCACGACGACTACCGGACCACCGCGCAGACGTACTCCTGGTCCAATGTCGAGGTGCGCGGCTGGAGCGACCTGGTGCACGCGGTCCGCGCCGACGCGCGGCAGCAGTTGAGGGCACAGGGCGCCCGGCGCGGCGGGGACGGGATCGTGATGGCCGACAGCGAGCTGCGGGTGTGGTCGGAGACGTGCCTGCTGTCCGGCGACAACGAGCAGGAGGACCACATCGCGGAGGCGACGATGGTGGGCAGCAGCATCGCGCGGTTCCGGGTCCGCACGCCGCCGCCGCGCACGCTGTCGGTGATGCCGCTGGGCGACCGGGGGGCGAAGCTGCGCCGACGGCTGGCCACGGTGGCGATGAGTCCGTACGCGGACCGCGCGCAGTACCAGCGGCTGGTCGAGGAGATCAGCGAACTGGACGGTTAG
- a CDS encoding heavy metal-binding domain-containing protein: MTNQQPGAEGVPADAMRRLSELAPGRPGSIFTSDLSVNEFLLVREAGFKPIGLVLGSSIYHVGMQLGRWSRNQELETLSQAMYHARELAMTRMEAEAAALGADGIVGVRLTVEAREFGKDVAEFIAIGTAVSGDTAPPGGGTWRNNKGQPFTSDLSGQDFWTLIRAGYAPLGMVMGSCVYHVAHQKMGSVMSNMGRNVEIEQFTQALYDARELAMARMQAEAEALHAEGVVGVRLDAHNHRWGGHTTEFFSIGTAVRPLRPDHEIERPTMVLGLDG, translated from the coding sequence ATGACGAACCAGCAGCCGGGCGCCGAGGGCGTTCCCGCCGACGCGATGCGCAGGTTGTCGGAGCTGGCGCCCGGCCGCCCGGGGTCGATCTTCACCAGCGACCTGTCGGTGAACGAGTTCCTGCTGGTGCGCGAGGCGGGCTTCAAGCCCATCGGCCTGGTGCTCGGCAGTTCGATCTACCACGTCGGCATGCAGTTGGGCCGCTGGAGCAGGAACCAGGAGCTGGAAACCCTCAGCCAGGCGATGTACCACGCCCGGGAGCTGGCGATGACCCGGATGGAGGCCGAGGCGGCGGCGCTGGGCGCGGACGGCATCGTCGGCGTCCGGCTGACCGTCGAGGCGCGGGAGTTCGGCAAGGACGTCGCGGAGTTCATCGCGATCGGCACCGCGGTCAGCGGCGACACCGCTCCTCCCGGGGGCGGCACCTGGCGCAACAACAAGGGCCAGCCGTTCACCTCGGACCTGTCGGGGCAGGACTTCTGGACGCTGATCCGGGCCGGTTACGCGCCGCTGGGCATGGTGATGGGAAGCTGCGTCTACCACGTCGCGCACCAGAAGATGGGCTCGGTGATGTCGAACATGGGCCGCAACGTGGAGATCGAGCAGTTCACCCAGGCGCTGTACGACGCGAGGGAGCTGGCGATGGCGCGGATGCAGGCGGAGGCGGAGGCGCTGCACGCCGAAGGCGTGGTCGGGGTGCGGCTCGATGCGCACAACCACCGCTGGGGCGGCCACACCACGGAGTTCTTCTCGATCGGCACGGCGGTGCGGCCGCTGCGGCCGGACCACGAGATCGAGCGGCCCACCATGGTGCTCGGCCTCGACGGTTGA